The following proteins are co-located in the Cyprinus carpio isolate SPL01 chromosome B19, ASM1834038v1, whole genome shotgun sequence genome:
- the LOC109065712 gene encoding sclerostin domain-containing protein 1-like: protein MGGYINMDEKQVGIIILLSFQRDTEPNSFAMPLNTCEYQLLFLLCFLIKSCHAFKNDATEEFYGHMVASSHQPPNNASLNRARNGGRRTESRDQTEQHQVGCRELRSTKYISDGQCTSLNPVKELVCAGECLPTHLLPNWIGGGHYWSRRDAQEWRCVTERTRIQRIKLQCQDGSTRTYKITAVTSCTCKRYTRQNNESSHAPPSTSKDQPLQNPKKKKSKNKNSKLNSKNE from the exons ATGGGCGGGTATATAAACATGGATGAGAAACAGGTAGGTATAATCATTCTCTTGAGTTTTCAAAGAGACACCGAACCGAACTCTTTTGCAATGCCCCTCAACACATGCGAATACCAGCTGCTGTTTCTGCTCTGCTTTCTGATAAAAAGCTGTCATGCTTTCAAAAATGATGCCACTGAAGAGTTTTATGGGCACATGGTCGCATCATCTCACCAGCCTCCAAATAATGCCTCTTTAAATCGAGCGCGCAACGGAGGAAGACGAACTGAGAGCCGAGACCAAACCG AACAGCACCAGGTCGGCTGCAGGGAGCTGAGGTCCACTAAATATATATCTGACGGCCAATGCACCAGCCTAAATCCCGTCAAGGAGTTAGTGTGTGCTGGAGAATGTCTACCCACCCACCTGCTGCCCAACTGGATCGGTGGAGGTCACTACTGGAGCAGACGGGACGCCCAGGAGTGGCGCTGCGTCACCGAACGCACACGCATCCAGCGCATTAAACTCCAGTGCCAGGACGGCAGCACACGCACCTACAAGATCACCGCCGTCACATCCTGCACCTGCAAGAGATACACGCGCCAAAACAACGAGTCCTCTCATGCACCTCCGAGTACCTCAAAGGATCAACCACTGCAGAAccccaagaagaaaaaaagcaaaaataaaaactcaaagcttaattctaaaaatgaataa